A single genomic interval of Malania oleifera isolate guangnan ecotype guangnan chromosome 13, ASM2987363v1, whole genome shotgun sequence harbors:
- the LOC131146754 gene encoding 14 kDa proline-rich protein DC2.15-like: MGSKTSSITLFLTVNLLFFALVSGQYCDHTCTPSGVPAGRTLTCPRDTLNLGVCANLLNGLLGIVLGAPPTTPCCSLIAGLVDLEAAVCLCTAVRANLLGINLNIPLSLGLLLNACGKAAPSGFVCA; encoded by the coding sequence ATGGGTtccaaaacctcctccattaccCTTTTCCTTACCGTGAATCTCCTCTTTTTTGCCCTAGTTTCAGGACAATACTGTGATCATACTTGCACTCCTTCAGGTGTCCCAGCAGGACGAACCTTAACTTGCCCTAGAGATACCTTGAACCTAGGAGTGTGCGCAAATCTGCTCAATGGGTTGCTTGGGATTGTCCTTGGCGCTCCACCCACTACTCCATGCTGCAGTTTGATTGCTGGCTTGGTTGACCTTGAGGCCGCGGTTTGCTTGTGCACTGCTGTTAGGGCCAACTTGTTGGGCATTAATCTGAACATCCCACTTTCGCTCGGTTTACTTCTCAATGCTTGTGGTAAAGCTGCACCGTCTGGCTTTGTTTGTGCTTAA